The proteins below are encoded in one region of Micromonospora sp. DSM 45708:
- a CDS encoding VOC family protein, with the protein MTTHADLAMVNLDSSDPAAHAAFYGHALGWEISHSEAEYAMITSGGTSIGFGLVPGYTPPAWPDRTGAKRYHLDLTVDDVTVAERDLLAAGATRPEHQPGGESWTVLLDPIGQPFCLCPRRQE; encoded by the coding sequence ATGACGACGCACGCCGACCTCGCGATGGTCAACCTCGACAGTTCCGACCCGGCCGCCCACGCGGCGTTCTACGGCCACGCCCTCGGCTGGGAGATCAGCCACAGCGAGGCCGAGTACGCCATGATCACCTCCGGCGGCACGTCGATCGGGTTCGGTCTGGTGCCCGGCTACACGCCGCCGGCCTGGCCGGACCGGACCGGCGCCAAGCGCTACCACCTGGACCTGACCGTCGACGACGTGACGGTCGCGGAGCGGGACCTGCTGGCGGCCGGCGCGACCCGACCGGAGCACCAGCCGGGCGGCGAGAGCTGGACCGTGCTGCTCGACCCGATCGGGCAGCCGTTCTGCCTCTGCCCCCGCCGCCAGGAGTGA
- a CDS encoding outer membrane protein assembly factor BamB family protein: MTRDGQPDHPVTIELDRPPPAPPARPRRRRRWAAPVLAAGCLLLGAAAPPGRSAAVTGPVLPAGAVLLAAGELFLVADPSTLTAYGPDGRARWRAPAPAGAWAAASVAGLVLVTERDDARQVTGTTAYAADTGQRRWRRPDRVQPAGAAAVAVTEVRSVADPGQRVQGAVRGVDPATGADRWSVPVPSTAVLVTAPGRIVVVHDSGLTRVHDVGHGAAVAETRLPPAGYAPDNPLVVGGHLVLRHPAPGGTALTGYDLPALTPRWRRLLPVGEAPAPGCPQVLCLAGVTDRRALDPATGTPAWRWPGGAGWQPVPGDPDPTRQVLLRPGGDGRTLAVAVGRDGPHPGGTLPAGTRDCHLAADALACRGPDGRLTVRPVTGT; encoded by the coding sequence ATGACGCGTGACGGGCAGCCCGACCACCCGGTGACCATCGAACTGGACCGGCCACCACCCGCACCGCCGGCCCGGCCCCGGCGACGCCGCCGGTGGGCCGCGCCGGTGCTGGCCGCCGGATGCCTGCTGCTGGGCGCCGCCGCCCCGCCCGGCCGATCCGCAGCGGTCACCGGTCCGGTCCTGCCGGCCGGCGCCGTCCTGCTGGCCGCCGGCGAGCTGTTCCTGGTCGCGGATCCGTCGACGCTGACCGCGTACGGTCCGGACGGCCGGGCGCGGTGGCGGGCCCCGGCGCCCGCCGGGGCGTGGGCCGCCGCGTCCGTCGCCGGCCTGGTGCTGGTCACCGAGCGCGACGACGCCCGCCAGGTGACCGGCACGACGGCGTACGCGGCCGACACCGGGCAGCGGCGCTGGCGTCGCCCCGACCGCGTCCAGCCGGCCGGCGCCGCCGCGGTCGCGGTGACCGAGGTGCGCAGCGTCGCCGACCCCGGCCAGCGCGTCCAGGGCGCGGTACGCGGCGTCGACCCGGCCACCGGCGCGGACCGCTGGTCGGTGCCGGTGCCGTCGACGGCGGTGCTCGTCACGGCGCCCGGGCGCATCGTCGTGGTCCACGACAGCGGGCTGACCCGGGTGCACGACGTTGGCCACGGCGCGGCCGTCGCCGAGACCCGCCTGCCACCGGCCGGGTACGCCCCGGACAATCCCCTCGTCGTCGGCGGGCACCTGGTGCTGCGGCACCCGGCGCCGGGCGGGACCGCGCTCACCGGCTACGACCTGCCGGCGCTCACCCCGCGCTGGCGGCGGCTGCTGCCGGTCGGGGAGGCGCCCGCGCCCGGCTGTCCCCAGGTGCTCTGCCTGGCCGGGGTGACGGACCGGCGCGCGCTCGACCCGGCCACCGGCACGCCGGCGTGGCGGTGGCCGGGTGGGGCCGGCTGGCAGCCGGTGCCCGGCGATCCCGACCCGACGCGGCAGGTGCTGCTGCGCCCGGGCGGCGACGGTCGCACCCTGGCCGTCGCCGTCGGCCGCGACGGCCCACACCCGGGCGGGACGCTGCCCGCCGGCACCCGCGACTGCCACCTGGCCGCCGACGCGCTGGCCTGCCGGGGCCCGGACGGCCGGCTGACCGTGCGACCCGTCACCGGTACCTGA
- a CDS encoding tyrosine-type recombinase/integrase, translating to MLRPEVLPRARVALSGAPADFTEAWLRNRRLSEHTRDAYRRDVTGWLRWCAERGLEPLRVTFLDVNAYGRDLESTPRGRDGRPLTPATVARRLSALSSWYDFLVKLGAVPANPVAAADRPRVDRDHSATIGLSPDEVDALLAAAEADTGPTAARNRATLALLADLGLRVGELVSLDLADLGAERGHRSVRFVGKGGKVRRRALTPGTAYALDAYLAERAAAQGVTVPQLTGPLLVTATGGRLDRHAVFRLVRRLAQTAGIAAWARLSPHSLRHAFATTARSEGVPLEDVQDAMGHADPRTTRRYDRDRHNLDRDPAYAIWAARARRRG from the coding sequence ATGCTGCGTCCCGAGGTCCTGCCCCGCGCCCGTGTCGCCCTGTCCGGCGCTCCGGCCGACTTCACCGAGGCGTGGCTGCGCAACCGGCGGCTGTCCGAGCACACCCGCGACGCGTACCGGCGGGACGTCACCGGCTGGCTGCGCTGGTGCGCCGAGCGGGGCCTGGAACCGCTGCGGGTCACCTTCCTCGACGTCAACGCGTACGGCCGGGACCTGGAGTCCACCCCGCGCGGGCGCGACGGCCGCCCGCTGACCCCGGCCACCGTGGCACGCCGGTTGTCCGCGCTGTCGAGCTGGTACGACTTCCTGGTCAAGCTGGGTGCGGTCCCGGCCAACCCGGTCGCCGCGGCCGACCGGCCCCGGGTCGACCGGGACCACTCCGCGACGATCGGCCTCAGCCCGGACGAGGTCGACGCGCTGCTCGCCGCCGCCGAGGCCGACACCGGCCCGACCGCCGCCCGCAACCGGGCCACCCTCGCCCTGCTGGCCGATCTGGGGCTGCGGGTCGGCGAGCTGGTCTCCCTGGACCTGGCCGACCTGGGCGCGGAGCGCGGTCACCGCAGCGTCCGCTTCGTCGGCAAGGGCGGCAAGGTACGCCGTCGCGCGCTCACCCCGGGCACCGCGTACGCGCTGGACGCCTACCTGGCGGAGCGGGCCGCCGCCCAGGGCGTCACGGTGCCGCAGCTGACCGGCCCGTTGCTGGTCACCGCCACCGGGGGCCGGCTGGACCGGCACGCCGTGTTCCGGCTGGTGCGTCGCCTGGCGCAGACCGCCGGGATCGCCGCCTGGGCGCGGTTGTCGCCGCACTCGCTGCGGCACGCGTTCGCCACCACGGCCCGCTCGGAGGGGGTGCCGCTGGAGGACGTGCAGGACGCGATGGGCCACGCCGACCCGCGGACCACCCGTCGCTACGACCGGGACCGGCACAACCTGGACCGCGACCCGGCGTACGCGATCTGGGCCGCCCGCGCCCGCCGTCGCGGCTGA
- a CDS encoding helix-turn-helix transcriptional regulator, protein MRASRLVSLLLLLQARGRMTAQELADALEVSVRTVYRDVESLGAAGVPVYADRGPAGGYRLLAGYRTRLTGLTGPEAEALFLAGLPGPAAELGLATTVAAAELKVRAALPEELADRSGRLRDRFHLDAPGWFRHPEPTPHLATLAGAVWADRMVRLRYRRWRAPREVTRLVAPLGVVLKAGRWYLVARCEEQVRTYRVGAVLDAVVTDERHQRPDGFDLAAYWREWSARYERDVYRGEARIRLTTAALEFMPYVFPPEMARAARAAAGEPGPDGWRETTVPIESARHAHAELLKLGAEVEVLAPAELRDRFTATAGALARLYPADAGASGAPASPASS, encoded by the coding sequence GTGCGCGCCAGTCGGCTGGTCTCCCTGTTGCTGCTGTTGCAGGCCCGGGGGCGGATGACCGCCCAGGAACTCGCCGACGCCCTGGAGGTGTCGGTGCGGACCGTCTACCGCGACGTCGAGTCGCTCGGCGCCGCCGGCGTCCCGGTGTACGCCGACCGCGGCCCGGCCGGCGGCTACCGGCTGCTGGCGGGCTACCGCACCCGGCTCACCGGGTTGACCGGGCCGGAGGCCGAGGCGCTGTTCCTCGCCGGCCTGCCCGGGCCCGCCGCCGAGCTGGGCCTGGCGACGACGGTGGCCGCGGCCGAGCTGAAGGTGCGCGCCGCGTTGCCCGAGGAACTCGCCGACCGCAGCGGCCGGCTCCGGGACCGGTTCCACCTGGACGCGCCCGGCTGGTTCCGGCACCCGGAACCCACCCCGCACCTGGCCACGCTGGCCGGCGCGGTGTGGGCGGACCGGATGGTACGGCTGCGCTACCGGCGTTGGCGCGCCCCGCGGGAGGTGACCCGGCTGGTCGCCCCGCTCGGCGTGGTGCTCAAGGCCGGCCGCTGGTACCTGGTGGCCCGGTGCGAGGAGCAGGTGCGCACCTACCGGGTCGGCGCGGTGCTCGACGCGGTGGTCACCGACGAGCGGCACCAGCGCCCGGACGGGTTCGACCTGGCCGCCTACTGGCGGGAGTGGAGCGCCCGGTACGAGCGCGACGTCTACCGCGGCGAGGCGCGCATCCGGCTCACCACCGCCGCGTTGGAGTTCATGCCCTACGTCTTTCCGCCGGAGATGGCGCGGGCGGCCCGCGCGGCGGCCGGCGAACCCGGCCCGGACGGCTGGCGGGAGACCACCGTGCCGATCGAGTCGGCGCGGCACGCCCACGCCGAGTTGCTCAAGCTCGGCGCCGAGGTGGAGGTGCTGGCCCCGGCGGAGCTGCGGGACCGGTTCACCGCGACCGCGGGCGCGCTGGCCCGGCTCTATCCGGCCGACGCGGGGGCGTCCGGCGCTCCGGCGTCCCCCGCGTCGTCGTGA